The proteins below come from a single Mycobacteriales bacterium genomic window:
- a CDS encoding DUF5615 family PIN-like protein codes for MRLLLDANLSHRIAVLLRARGFDASHVRDHGLQHADDEAIFDFAAADGCVLVSEDTDFGEILATRGAKVPSLVLLRSAEPISPDDCVDLLADNLPLVATALDSGSLVVIARGRMRIRALPFGRGE; via the coding sequence GTGAGGTTGCTCCTCGACGCGAACCTGTCGCACCGAATCGCTGTCCTTTTGCGAGCGCGAGGGTTCGACGCGAGTCACGTGCGCGACCACGGGTTGCAGCACGCGGACGACGAGGCGATCTTCGACTTCGCCGCTGCTGATGGCTGTGTGCTGGTGTCGGAGGACACCGACTTCGGGGAGATCCTCGCTACCCGGGGTGCGAAGGTCCCGTCGCTGGTCCTGCTGCGATCCGCCGAACCCATCAGCCCCGACGACTGCGTCGACCTGCTCGCCGACAACCTTCCATTGGTCGCGACCGCTCTCGACTCCGGGTCGCTGGTCGTCATCGCTCGGGGCCGGATGCGGATCCGCGCATTGCCCTTCGGGCGAGGCGAGTAG
- a CDS encoding DUF4873 domain-containing protein yields the protein MREYKGPAVLRSADGTSGPVHAMLFELVEQASGMKVWSGRVRPDGDGDIMWKAFDNSPSTITIGERTADLIITSYGDDSSELQGSGEPPF from the coding sequence ATGCGCGAATACAAGGGCCCAGCCGTGCTGCGATCCGCGGACGGCACAAGCGGCCCCGTACACGCGATGCTCTTCGAACTGGTGGAACAAGCCTCCGGCATGAAGGTCTGGTCGGGTCGGGTCCGCCCAGACGGTGACGGCGACATCATGTGGAAGGCGTTCGACAACTCCCCCTCCACAATCACGATCGGGGAGCGCACGGCGGACCTGATTATCACCTCGTACGGCGATGATTCCTCCGAGTTGCAAGGTTCCGGAGAACCACCGTTCTAG